In the genome of Triticum urartu cultivar G1812 chromosome 5, Tu2.1, whole genome shotgun sequence, one region contains:
- the LOC125508648 gene encoding uncharacterized protein LOC125508648, with product MASSAFKSTTRRNLHGSADRPVHPPPHCPRRSRSVTPAPRRDRLLGDYAGTTRTNPLFDRGGRASSPPPPPEDSGDRGRKESRGRGSGRARSVSVAPPQRRRAATSAPSSAGTDGGGGGRASLARSVVGEARPCRGSVTDVETVDLSSKMQSWRSRNSVPSSSYVSVNAISQMSHSTVPVEQVLEIPPEFDPDSTEFVSDISDYATEFKQRDVVEIPLEFDPDATQLVSVERHNATKLQWEGIEIPLEFDPDSVELAPDITEYTSKLKQSHERARKLRADLAVEEQREQELSRMLKGIVTVPSLSETHKRRPRRKSSIERLRVSRHLAEEAISYFEECVSISTLDSTDFSSLEEPHQNSGGTVPQKSNSRFLLKGGSSSLGSHFPTDRHNYNEESDNQTQCSMSITGSDVSDGVVFSHAKSPGLGTRNNSSDDFDTPRSKSSCFSFTHEPVKAVDNCDVRQYLRSFSRVISKERSNYCADDYAVQKVSENRLTDMVAFKNRIEYGGLILCNIRTF from the exons ATGGCGTCGTCGGCGTTCAAATCCACCACCCGCCGCAACCTCCACGGCTCAGCCGACCGCCCCGTGCATCCACCGCCCCACTGCCCCCGCCGCTCCCGCAGCGTCACCCCTGCGCCCCGCCGCGACCGTCTCCTCGGGGATTACGCCGGCACCACCCGCACCAACCCGCTCTTCGACCGCGGGGGGAGGGCCTCCTCTCCACCTCCGCCGCCGGAGGACTCTGGGGACAGAGGGAGGAAGGAGAGCAGGGGTCGCGGCTCAGGGAGGGCGCGGTCGGTGTCCGTCGCGCCGCCGCAGCGTCGGCGCGCTGCCACCTCGGCGCCGTCGTCGGCAGGCACTGATGGCGGTGGTGGAGGCAGGGCTTCCCTGGCGCGGTCGGTGGTCGGTGAGGCACGGCCGTGCCGCGGCTCCGTG ACAGATGTAGAAACCGTGGATTTATCAAGCAAAATGCAGTCTTGGAGGAGTCGTAATTCAGTTCCAAGTTCGTCATACGTATCTGTCAAT GCCATCTCACAAATGAGCCATTCAACTGTCCCAGTGGAACAAGTTCTGGAAATTCCTCCTGAGTTCGATCCGGATTCTACTGAGTTTGTCTCGGATATAAGTGATTATGCAACAGAATTCAAACAGAGAGATGTTGTGGAAATTCCTCTTGAGTTTGATCCAGATGCTACTCAGCTGGTTTCAGTCGAAAGGCACAATGCGACCAAGCTGCAATGGGAGGGAATAGAAATCCCTCTTGAGTTTGATCCAGATTCTGTTGAGCTGGCTCCTGACATCACTGAGTACACATCAAAACTGAAACAG TCACATGAGCGTGCTCGAAAGCTGCGGGCAGATTtggctgttgaagagcagcgcgAACAAGAACTGAGTAGAATGCTAAAGGGCATAGTGACTGTTCCAAGTTTGTCCGAAACGCATAAAAGGCGACCAAGGAGAAAG AGTAGTATAGAGCGATTGAGAGTGTCAAGGCATTTGGCTGAAGAGGCAATCAGTTACTTCGAGGAGTGTGTTTCAATTTCAACATTAGACAGCACTGATTTCTCCTCACTCGAGGAACCTCATCAAAATTCAGGTGGGACTGTCCCGCAAAAGAGCAACAGTAGATTTCTCCTCAAAGGGGGGTCAAGCTCTTTAGGATCCCACTTTCCAACTGATCGACACAATTATAATGAG GAATCTGACAACCAAACCCAGTGCTCAATGAGCATCACTGGATCTGATGTGTCTGACGGTGTTGTCTTTAGTCATGCCAAGTCCCCTGGTTTGGGAACTAGAAACAATTCTAGTGATGATTTTGAcacaccacgaagcaaaagttcTTGTTTTTCTTTCACACACGAGCCAGTGAAAGCTGTCGACAATTGTGATGTTCGTCAATATCTAAGGAGTTTCAGCAGAGTAATCAGCAAAGAGAGGTCAAATTATTGTGCCGATGACTATGCTGTCCAGAAAGTGAGCGAGAACAGACTAACAGACATGGTGGCCTTTAAGAACCGGATAGAATATGGGGGCCTTATTCTTTGTAATATCAGAACATTCTGA